The Phocoena sinus isolate mPhoSin1 chromosome 18, mPhoSin1.pri, whole genome shotgun sequence DNA window TGTCAGTTTTACCTCAAATTAAAAAGTTGCCCTCACCTTACCTAGCTGACCAGTGGGTGCACCAGGAGCATTAGAAGCGTGCTGCTTGGTCTCCAGGCTCTTCTGTCTGCACAGCTGGGACACAGCCAATCCACTTATGCTCCAGAGCGTTTGTTCCCTCATATAAAAAATTGGGAACATGGCATCAACTTATTTTTCTGTCAAATCAAGGAGAATACATGAATGAAAGtacctgcattttttttaagaaaatgaatatagtTTGATGAATATTTGTGTTTCATATATACAGCagtggagggagaaaggagaccTTGAGAActgaaggaatgaagaaaattaGAACAATCGATTTTGTGGATGGATTGATGTAGGTTTCCAAGGATTCACCTAGTACCATGATTTATTACATCATGgatctaacttttaaaataatagatatatgttGAATTACTGATTCtccctatctctgtctctcttcaggACGCTTACGGAGAGCCACAATGGAAAAGTCCTGGATGCTGTGGAACTTTGTTGAAAGATGGCTAATAGCTTTGGCTTCATGGTCTTGGGCTCTCTGCCGTATTTCTCTTTTACCTTTAATAGTGACTTTCCATCTGTATGGAGGCATTATCTTACTTTTGTTAATATTCATATCAATAGCAGGTATTCTCTATAAATTCCAGGATGTATTGCTTTATTTCCCAGAACAGCCATCTTCTTCACGCCTTTATGTTCCCATGCCGACTGGTATTCcacatgaaaacattttcatcagaACCAAGATGGAGTGCGTCTAAATCTTATTTTGATAAGATACACTGGAGGACAATTCGCCCTATTCCCcaactataatttatttcatgGGAATGCAGGCAACATAGGTCACAGGTTACCGAATGCATTGCTTATGTTGGTTAACCTCAAAGTTAATCTTTTGCTTGTTGATTATCGAGGATATGGAAAAAGTGAAGGAGAAGCAAGTGAAGAAGGACTCTACCTAGATTCTGAGGCTGTGCTAGACTACGTGATGACCAGACCTGACcttgacaaaacaaaaatttttcttttcgGCCGTTCCTTGGGAGGGGCA harbors:
- the ABHD13 gene encoding LOW QUALITY PROTEIN: protein ABHD13 (The sequence of the model RefSeq protein was modified relative to this genomic sequence to represent the inferred CDS: inserted 1 base in 1 codon; deleted 1 base in 1 codon), which produces MEKSWMLWNFVERWLIALASWSWALCRISLLPLIVTFHLYGGIILLLLIFISIAGILYKFQDVLLYFPEQPSSSRLYVPMPTGIPHENIFIRTXDGVRLNLILIRYTGGQFALFPNYNLFHGNAGNIGHRLPNALLMLVNLKVNLLLVDYRGYGKSEGEASEEGLYLDSEAVLDYVMTRPDLDKTKIFLFGRSLGGAVAIHLASENSHRISAIMVENTFLSIPHMASTLFSFFPMRYLPLWCYKNKFLSYRKISQCRMPSLFISGLSDQLIPPVMMKQLYELSPSRTKRLAIFPDGTHNDTWQCQGYFTALEQFIKEVIKSHSPEEMAKTSSNVTII